A single region of the Geobacillus subterraneus genome encodes:
- a CDS encoding MHYT domain-containing protein: MMGITGYHDPYFIVISAVIAVVSSYVSLAISAKVAESDKGKAAWVFLGSIIIGLGIWSMHFTAMLGYRLPFPVSYRATPAVLSFLLAVCWSFHALYIVSYHRKKGWHFALSGSFMGTAISLLHYVGMVAIKTEMVMHHHPFFVCLSIVLSFFASFLALFILFMVYRTNSGQVFKKTISSIVVGCGIAAMHYTAMKGMSFRLPHGQEARPIEQTIAIPTDGLADILAFITLAILIMTSTMIHIERREVLRQKRLTEVHYQCLVDRNPHLVLSVDFNGRITSINPKAIEMLQVRQGDLPDNVYDLFFRKDHQKIEECLAKAKKGESSVLSVPIKTDRDNPVMMELTLIPIIGDKDVIGLFMIGKDVTELVEYQERIKKVQQDLWNTICQQQGLIFKFTKRDGRFVHTLCGGELFHHLGIDPKHVLDKTVHDFLPKPIADKKERYYQYAWETGEALYYEGNINGIDYLVSLRPIKENGQVTEIIGSAIDITERKMMEKALWQAKEEAEKANEAKSHFISRLSHEIRTPLNGVLGFAQLLEMDDSLNTEQRELVREILGSARHLLRLMNDMLDLAKMEAGKSHLLYDVVHPNEVIEESVKWMEPLAKKNNISLIYKAFSSEHVYLYTDATRLRQALLNLLDNAIKYNRDGGTVVVEGTEEQGKVTIRVKDSGIGIPDEEKENIFEPFYRIRGNQVDGNGIGLAFVKQVVRLLGGTIAVNSKLGKGSEFSISLPAIRYVHNGPHSPLNKRVNQERLMQIGHKKILYIEDHASNLKLLEYILQPFPNLSLTFANSGGEGLQKAADGQFDLILIDIHLPDFSGYTVLDMLRHNERTSHIPIIAISANAVPKEIKKALQAGFTDYITKPLDVSAFLEKLVGLWEESLAYKESDVSTHNKNNEGEICREKSKKERNMSF; this comes from the coding sequence ATGATGGGAATTACAGGATACCACGATCCATATTTCATCGTCATTTCCGCAGTGATTGCTGTTGTTTCTTCTTACGTATCCTTGGCCATTTCAGCGAAGGTCGCCGAAAGTGATAAAGGGAAAGCTGCTTGGGTCTTTTTAGGATCCATCATTATTGGATTGGGAATTTGGTCTATGCATTTTACTGCCATGCTTGGGTATCGGCTACCTTTTCCTGTGTCTTACAGAGCGACTCCGGCTGTTTTATCGTTTTTACTGGCAGTGTGCTGGTCGTTTCATGCTTTGTATATAGTTTCTTATCATCGAAAAAAAGGTTGGCATTTTGCCCTGAGCGGCAGTTTCATGGGAACGGCCATTAGTTTGCTTCATTATGTAGGGATGGTGGCGATAAAAACGGAGATGGTTATGCATCATCATCCGTTTTTTGTTTGTCTGTCGATTGTTCTGTCGTTTTTTGCTTCGTTTCTAGCATTGTTTATTCTTTTTATGGTCTATCGCACGAATAGCGGTCAAGTGTTCAAAAAGACCATTAGCTCTATCGTGGTGGGGTGCGGAATCGCGGCCATGCATTATACCGCAATGAAAGGAATGTCGTTCCGGCTGCCTCATGGCCAGGAAGCACGGCCCATAGAACAGACGATAGCGATCCCGACTGACGGCTTGGCTGACATTCTTGCGTTTATTACGCTGGCTATATTGATCATGACCAGCACTATGATCCATATCGAGCGGCGCGAGGTATTGCGGCAAAAGCGGCTAACCGAGGTCCATTATCAATGTTTAGTGGACCGCAATCCCCATCTCGTACTGTCCGTGGACTTTAATGGGAGGATTACGAGCATCAATCCAAAAGCAATAGAGATGTTACAAGTTCGTCAAGGTGACCTGCCAGACAATGTATATGACTTGTTTTTTAGGAAGGATCATCAAAAAATTGAGGAATGCTTAGCAAAGGCGAAAAAGGGGGAATCTTCCGTTTTGTCTGTGCCCATAAAAACTGACCGCGACAACCCGGTGATGATGGAACTTACTTTGATCCCGATTATAGGAGACAAGGATGTCATTGGATTGTTTATGATCGGAAAGGATGTCACCGAACTAGTCGAATATCAGGAACGTATAAAGAAAGTGCAACAAGATTTGTGGAACACCATCTGCCAACAACAAGGGCTTATCTTTAAATTCACCAAAAGAGACGGCCGATTCGTTCATACGTTATGCGGCGGCGAGTTGTTTCACCATCTAGGAATTGATCCAAAACACGTGTTGGACAAGACAGTGCACGATTTTTTGCCCAAGCCCATCGCCGACAAAAAAGAACGATATTATCAGTATGCGTGGGAAACGGGGGAAGCGTTGTACTATGAAGGAAATATCAACGGAATTGACTACTTAGTCAGCTTGCGCCCAATCAAAGAGAACGGCCAAGTAACGGAAATCATCGGCTCGGCAATCGATATTACAGAACGAAAGATGATGGAGAAAGCGTTATGGCAGGCTAAAGAAGAGGCGGAAAAAGCCAACGAAGCAAAGTCCCATTTCATCTCGCGTCTAAGTCATGAAATTCGGACTCCGCTAAATGGTGTGTTAGGGTTTGCCCAATTGCTTGAGATGGATGATTCTCTCAATACCGAGCAGCGCGAATTGGTACGAGAAATTTTAGGAAGCGCCCGACATTTGCTGCGTTTAATGAATGACATGTTAGACTTAGCTAAGATGGAAGCGGGAAAATCGCACTTGCTATACGATGTGGTGCATCCGAATGAAGTCATTGAGGAAAGTGTGAAATGGATGGAACCACTCGCTAAGAAAAATAACATTAGCCTCATCTATAAAGCTTTTTCGAGCGAGCATGTGTACTTATATACAGACGCTACAAGACTCAGACAAGCATTACTGAATTTGCTTGATAACGCCATTAAGTATAACCGTGATGGCGGTACGGTGGTGGTCGAAGGAACAGAGGAGCAGGGGAAAGTCACGATCCGTGTCAAAGACAGTGGAATCGGCATCCCGGATGAGGAGAAAGAAAACATTTTTGAGCCGTTTTATCGAATCCGAGGCAATCAAGTTGATGGCAATGGCATTGGACTAGCGTTCGTTAAACAAGTCGTGCGCTTGCTTGGCGGCACAATAGCGGTAAATAGCAAACTTGGCAAGGGAAGCGAGTTTTCGATCAGCCTTCCAGCTATTCGATACGTTCATAACGGGCCACATTCGCCTCTAAATAAACGGGTGAATCAGGAGCGATTAATGCAAATCGGCCATAAAAAAATTTTATATATTGAAGATCATGCATCCAACTTAAAATTGTTGGAGTATATCCTGCAACCGTTCCCCAATCTTTCGTTAACATTCGCTAACAGCGGCGGTGAAGGCTTGCAAAAGGCGGCCGATGGCCAATTTGACCTGATCCTGATCGACATCCATCTCCCGGATTTCAGCGGATATACCGTATTGGACATGTTGCGACATAATGAACGAACGAGCCATATCCCAATAATCGCAATCAGTGCTAACGCTGTTCCGAAAGAAATCAAAAAGGCATTACAAGCGGGATTTACGGACTATATAACGAAACCGTTGGACGTAAGCGCATTTCTTGAAAAGTTAGTGGGGTTATGGGAAGAAAGTCTCGCTTATAAAGAGAGTGATGTTTCGACACACAACAAGAACAACGAAGGGGAAATATGTCGTGAAAAGTCGAAAAAAGAGCGTAATATGTCCTTTTAG
- a CDS encoding LytR/AlgR family response regulator transcription factor: MNDLKVLIADDDAVSRAILRNFIRLFPNYDVVAEAATGEELLQLVFEKQPDIVLVDIGMPGLDGIEAVKLCRQSLPDVQVIFTTGYDEFAVKAFELSAADYIVKPIERTRLFQALEKARKFIEIARHPVVSMKSDKRLEIRSKHSIVWLPLEDVLFVEKENRKTIIHTADEQYETTTPLNDIEKRLTDCFLKTHRSYIINLKKVVKIVQIGETYAAHFFGCEKVAYISKLKFHEVQQKMSTIHL, encoded by the coding sequence ATGAATGATTTAAAGGTCTTGATCGCTGATGACGATGCGGTTTCAAGGGCGATTTTGCGGAATTTTATCCGTTTGTTTCCAAACTATGATGTTGTAGCGGAGGCGGCTACCGGAGAGGAGCTGCTACAGCTTGTGTTTGAGAAGCAGCCAGATATTGTACTTGTTGATATCGGCATGCCTGGACTTGATGGCATAGAAGCTGTTAAACTATGCAGACAATCTTTGCCGGATGTTCAAGTGATTTTTACTACTGGGTATGACGAATTTGCGGTCAAAGCGTTTGAACTATCCGCGGCCGATTATATCGTGAAACCGATCGAGCGCACACGTCTCTTTCAAGCACTCGAAAAAGCGCGTAAGTTCATCGAAATCGCCCGACATCCCGTTGTGTCAATGAAGTCGGACAAAAGACTAGAGATCCGTTCGAAACATTCAATCGTTTGGCTGCCTCTGGAAGATGTTTTGTTCGTGGAGAAAGAAAATAGGAAAACGATCATTCATACGGCTGATGAGCAATACGAGACGACAACCCCTCTAAACGATATAGAAAAGAGGCTCACGGATTGTTTTTTGAAAACCCATCGTTCGTATATCATCAATTTGAAAAAGGTAGTGAAAATTGTGCAAATTGGTGAAACGTATGCTGCCCATTTTTTCGGCTGTGAAAAAGTGGCTTATATTTCGAAATTGAAATTTCACGAAGTACAACAGAAAATGTCGACTATACATCTTTAG
- a CDS encoding NUDIX hydrolase translates to MKIRQCSRAVIINERNEILLQRFEFRDVVGNKVLWVTPGGGIEENETPAEALKRELYEELGIVVDLVGEPLFQLDVWIDGKQGPFVSREIYYKIMIPSDTRLSFENMTKDEKDAWQQVKWWSKEELQSIDEFAPREILNYI, encoded by the coding sequence ATGAAGATACGCCAATGTTCTAGAGCCGTGATCATCAATGAACGGAATGAAATTCTTCTTCAGCGATTTGAATTTCGCGATGTGGTAGGAAACAAGGTGTTATGGGTGACTCCAGGGGGAGGAATTGAAGAAAATGAGACCCCGGCGGAAGCGTTAAAAAGAGAGTTATATGAAGAGCTAGGCATTGTTGTCGACCTTGTCGGCGAACCCCTATTCCAACTCGATGTATGGATCGATGGGAAACAAGGTCCTTTTGTTAGTCGAGAGATTTATTACAAAATCATGATTCCATCCGATACGAGATTATCGTTCGAAAATATGACGAAAGACGAAAAGGATGCATGGCAACAGGTAAAATGGTGGAGCAAGGAAGAATTGCAGAGCATCGATGAGTTTGCGCCGCGTGAGATATTGAATTACATATAA
- a CDS encoding DUF342 domain-containing protein: MQRSLPITAREGICMMETGEQMKETTATAGEKRFRVQTVEEIVIMKWQIVVDEDKLHAILRVEPEANKRRGLKEVSVSGQIGSQTELLLEVQNTFDCESILQKLRSMHIVQGIDFAAIVEAAQTTRPDDFIVARGVKPREGTNGWVELAVNTDYNQKRELSGEGENADCLKGGDISSVRSGQTIAVIHPPVPGVPGITVTNELIPPKPVRPVTVHVGKGVKLVENGTKIIASTTGRLVFRQKGLDVHISVIDKFIHEGDVNVSSGHIRFHGDVDIIGSVEDGMEVEADGRIIIYQNVHRATVTSKHAVIIRNNVIGSTISAGTDRAMPSELIRLLLSEMEEDIENMVTLIKQLLRSPSWKTFAWTKNEQLLFFKLIKHLMRDKFSDLENKGKEYIEAVKKEDGQQISSVWRDVAERLQRCFFPSVPNESHSFQQLVKLLDDIKGITGSYAWKHNENNRVEMAYALNSTIYCNGDIVVFGQGCHNCTIHSDGFLDIKGVMRGGRAYAKKGASIQEAGSDSGISTYITVPRGQTVRLGVAKEGTVVHIGQTVYTFQTEQHHIEVALGENEKIVFKHF; encoded by the coding sequence ATGCAACGTTCTTTGCCCATTACTGCAAGGGAGGGAATTTGTATGATGGAGACCGGTGAGCAGATGAAGGAAACAACAGCTACAGCGGGAGAAAAGCGGTTTAGAGTACAGACGGTGGAAGAGATAGTCATAATGAAATGGCAGATTGTTGTTGATGAAGATAAACTGCATGCCATTTTACGCGTTGAACCTGAAGCTAACAAGCGAAGGGGATTGAAAGAAGTCAGCGTTAGCGGCCAAATCGGGTCGCAAACCGAGCTGTTGCTTGAGGTGCAAAACACGTTCGACTGCGAGTCTATTTTGCAAAAACTCCGATCTATGCATATCGTTCAAGGGATCGATTTTGCCGCGATCGTTGAAGCTGCGCAGACGACACGGCCAGATGATTTTATCGTTGCTAGAGGCGTGAAGCCGCGGGAGGGAACAAACGGCTGGGTGGAGCTGGCGGTCAATACAGACTATAATCAGAAAAGGGAACTGTCGGGTGAAGGCGAGAATGCGGATTGTTTAAAAGGGGGAGATATTTCTTCCGTTCGGTCGGGGCAAACTATAGCGGTCATTCATCCCCCGGTTCCCGGTGTTCCGGGGATTACTGTGACAAACGAGCTGATCCCGCCTAAACCGGTTCGACCGGTCACTGTTCATGTAGGAAAAGGCGTAAAGTTGGTCGAAAACGGGACAAAAATAATAGCGTCGACCACCGGACGGTTAGTATTTCGGCAAAAAGGGCTGGATGTGCATATTTCCGTGATTGACAAATTCATCCACGAAGGCGATGTCAACGTGAGCTCGGGTCATATTCGCTTTCACGGCGATGTCGATATTATTGGAAGTGTGGAAGACGGTATGGAAGTGGAAGCAGACGGACGCATTATCATCTACCAAAACGTCCATCGGGCGACGGTCACCTCAAAACACGCCGTGATCATTCGAAACAATGTGATCGGGAGCACTATTTCGGCAGGAACCGATCGGGCAATGCCTTCTGAGCTTATCCGCTTGTTGTTAAGCGAAATGGAAGAAGATATAGAAAACATGGTAACCTTAATAAAACAGTTACTTCGTTCGCCGTCGTGGAAAACGTTCGCTTGGACGAAAAACGAACAGCTTCTTTTCTTTAAGCTGATCAAACATTTAATGCGTGATAAGTTTTCTGATTTAGAAAATAAAGGAAAGGAATATATAGAGGCCGTAAAAAAAGAGGATGGCCAACAAATTTCATCAGTTTGGCGCGACGTGGCAGAGCGGTTGCAACGATGTTTTTTTCCAAGTGTTCCGAACGAATCGCATTCATTCCAACAGCTTGTCAAACTGCTTGATGATATAAAAGGGATTACCGGCTCCTATGCATGGAAACACAATGAGAACAACCGTGTCGAGATGGCCTATGCGTTAAATAGCACCATTTATTGCAACGGAGACATCGTCGTTTTTGGTCAAGGATGCCATAACTGTACGATCCATTCCGATGGGTTTCTTGACATTAAAGGGGTGATGCGCGGCGGCCGCGCTTACGCGAAAAAAGGTGCGTCCATTCAAGAGGCAGGATCGGATTCAGGAATCTCCACCTACATTACAGTGCCGCGTGGACAAACAGTAAGGCTTGGCGTAGCGAAAGAGGGAACTGTCGTTCACATTGGTCAAACCGTCTATACGTTCCAAACAGAGCAACACCATATAGAAGTAGCCTTAGGAGAGAATGAAAAAATCGTGTTCAAGCACTTTTAA
- a CDS encoding EAL domain-containing protein yields MTFVSVRHVIGKQQFEHVYQPLWDLMNWSIFGYESLLRVNGVKNIEHLFQKARDEGCLHELDLASLEGSISQFPFWERKRGLLFVNLYPSTMLHRGFAQLLKKLVERFPHIENRIVFELNETEEGDDLWKDGKLNATVKLIREYGFYIAIDDVGKGASTLQKIIELQPDYVKLDRYFAQGLAADVEKQKMVSLLVNYCSPKMVLVLEGIEKETDLAQAKLLRVPAAQGYLLGKPDRLT; encoded by the coding sequence GTGACTTTTGTTTCTGTTCGACATGTAATTGGCAAACAGCAGTTTGAACATGTTTATCAACCACTCTGGGATTTAATGAACTGGAGCATCTTCGGATATGAATCGTTGTTGCGGGTAAACGGAGTCAAAAATATTGAACACCTTTTTCAAAAAGCCCGTGACGAAGGATGCTTGCATGAGCTGGATCTCGCATCGCTAGAGGGCTCCATTTCGCAATTTCCTTTCTGGGAACGGAAAAGGGGTCTCCTATTTGTAAATTTGTACCCATCTACCATGCTGCATCGTGGGTTTGCGCAGTTATTAAAAAAACTGGTTGAACGTTTTCCGCATATTGAAAATCGGATTGTGTTCGAACTGAACGAAACGGAAGAAGGCGACGATCTATGGAAAGACGGCAAACTGAACGCGACTGTAAAGTTGATAAGGGAGTACGGATTTTACATTGCGATCGATGACGTTGGCAAAGGAGCCTCTACTTTACAAAAAATTATTGAACTACAGCCGGATTATGTAAAATTGGATCGATATTTCGCCCAAGGATTGGCAGCCGATGTCGAAAAGCAAAAAATGGTCAGCTTGCTCGTAAACTATTGCAGTCCAAAAATGGTGCTCGTGCTAGAGGGAATCGAAAAGGAAACGGATCTTGCCCAAGCCAAGCTGTTAAGAGTGCCGGCCGCACAAGGGTATCTTTTAGGCAAGCCGGACCGGTTGACCTAA
- a CDS encoding RNA-guided endonuclease InsQ/TnpB family protein, with protein MYFCIKQQLNGLTKEEYLTLRELCHIAKNMYNVGLYNVRQYYFEHKEFLNYEKNYHLAKTNENYKLLNSNMAQQILKKVNEAFKSFFGLISLAKQGKYDYKAISIPKYLKKDGFHSLIIGQIRIDGNKFTIPYSRLFKKTHKPITITIPPVLLDKKIKQIEIIPKHHARFFEIQYKYEMPEDQRELNDQKALAIDLGLNNLATCVTSDGRSFIIDGRRLKSINQWFNKENARLQSMKDKQKIKGTTRKQALLAMNRNNKVNDYINKTCRYIINYCIENQIGKLVIGYAETWQRNINLGKKTNQNFVNIPLGNIKEKLEYLCEFYGIEFLKQEESYTSQASFFDGDEIPEYNADNPKEYKFSGKRIKRGLYRTKSGKLINADVNGALNILKKSKAVDLSVLCSSGEVDTPQRIRIA; from the coding sequence ATGTATTTTTGTATCAAACAACAGCTAAATGGTTTGACCAAAGAAGAATACTTGACTCTTCGAGAACTGTGCCATATTGCCAAGAACATGTACAACGTCGGATTGTACAATGTCAGACAATACTATTTTGAACACAAGGAATTTCTTAATTATGAGAAAAACTATCATCTTGCAAAAACTAACGAAAACTATAAGCTGTTAAACAGCAACATGGCACAGCAAATTTTAAAAAAGGTCAATGAAGCCTTTAAATCTTTCTTTGGTTTGATCAGTCTTGCCAAACAAGGAAAATATGACTACAAGGCTATCAGTATTCCAAAATATCTTAAAAAAGATGGCTTTCATTCACTGATCATTGGCCAGATTCGTATAGACGGCAACAAATTCACGATACCGTATTCTCGCCTATTTAAAAAGACTCACAAGCCTATCACGATAACGATTCCGCCTGTGTTGCTGGACAAAAAGATTAAGCAGATTGAAATCATTCCTAAGCATCATGCCAGGTTCTTTGAGATTCAGTACAAATATGAAATGCCTGAAGATCAAAGAGAATTAAATGACCAAAAAGCACTGGCAATTGATTTAGGATTAAACAATCTTGCCACTTGTGTCACATCAGACGGCAGATCATTCATCATTGATGGGCGGAGATTAAAAAGTATAAATCAATGGTTTAACAAAGAAAATGCCAGACTTCAAAGCATGAAAGATAAGCAAAAAATCAAAGGCACGACTCGTAAACAGGCGTTGCTTGCTATGAATCGCAATAATAAAGTGAATGATTATATCAACAAGACTTGCCGTTACATCATTAACTACTGTATTGAAAATCAAATTGGCAAACTTGTCATTGGCTATGCGGAAACATGGCAACGCAATATTAATCTAGGAAAAAAGACAAATCAAAACTTTGTCAATATTCCTCTCGGTAACATAAAAGAAAAATTAGAATATCTTTGTGAATTTTACGGCATTGAATTCTTGAAACAGGAAGAATCATATACGTCTCAAGCCAGCTTTTTTGACGGCGATGAGATTCCTGAATATAATGCCGACAATCCAAAAGAATATAAGTTCAGCGGCAAACGTATTAAGCGCGGCTTGTATCGAACAAAGTCTGGCAAACTAATTAATGCTGATGTCAATGGCGCATTAAACATCTTAAAGAAAAGTAAAGCTGTAGACCTGAGTGTCTTATGCTCTAGCGGCGAAGTGGACACGCCTCAAAGAATAAGGATTGCTTGA
- the katG gene encoding catalase/peroxidase HPI: MENQNRQNAAQCPFHGSVTNQSSNRTTNKDWWPNQLNVSILHQHDQKTNPHDEEFDYAVEFQKLDYWALKEDLRKLMTESQDWWPADYGHYGPLMIRMAWHSAGTYRIGDGRGGASTGTQRFAPLNSWPDNANLDKARRLLWPIKKKYGNKISWADLFILAGNVAIESMGGKTIGFGGGRVDVWHPEEDVYWGSEKEWLSSERYSGDRELENPLAAVQMGLIYVNPEGPDGKPDPKAAARDIRETFRRMGMNDEETVALIAGGHTFGKAHGAGPATHVGPEPEAAPIEAQGLGWISSYGKGKGSDTITSGIEGAWTPTPTQWDTSYFDMLFGYDWWLTKSPAGAWQWMAVDPNENDLAPDAENPSKKVPTMMMTTDLALRFDPEYEKIARRFHQNPEEFADAFARAWFKLTHRDMGPKTRYLGPEVPKEDFIWQDPIPTVDYELTDAEIEQIKAKILNSGLTVSELVKTAWASASTFRHSDKRGGANGARIRLAPQKDWEVNEPERLANVLSVYEDIQRELPKKVSIADLIVLGGSAAVEKAARDAGFDVKVPFFPGRGDATQEQTDVESFAVLEPFADGFRNYQKQEYSVPPEELLIDKAQLLGLTGPEMTVLIGGLRVLGANYRDLPHGVFTDRIGVLTNDFFVNLLDMDYEWVPTDGGIYEIRDRKTGQVRWTATRVDLIFGSNSILRSYAEFYAQDDNQEKFVRDFINAWVKVMNADRFDLVKKARESVAAR, translated from the coding sequence ATGGAAAATCAAAATCGTCAGAATGCAGCCCAATGTCCGTTTCACGGAAGCGTAACGAATCAGTCTTCGAATCGAACGACGAACAAAGACTGGTGGCCGAATCAGCTGAATGTAAGCATTCTCCATCAACATGACCAGAAGACGAACCCTCATGATGAAGAGTTTGACTATGCCGTAGAATTTCAAAAATTAGATTACTGGGCACTGAAAGAAGATTTACGCAAGTTGATGACCGAAAGCCAAGACTGGTGGCCGGCTGACTATGGCCATTACGGGCCGTTAATGATCCGCATGGCTTGGCATTCGGCAGGGACGTATCGCATCGGTGACGGCCGCGGCGGCGCGTCGACAGGCACGCAGCGCTTTGCGCCGTTAAACAGCTGGCCGGACAACGCCAACTTGGATAAAGCGCGCCGGCTGTTATGGCCGATCAAAAAGAAATACGGGAACAAAATCTCTTGGGCCGATTTGTTCATTTTGGCAGGCAATGTCGCCATTGAATCGATGGGCGGAAAAACGATCGGGTTTGGCGGCGGCCGCGTTGACGTCTGGCATCCAGAAGAAGACGTGTATTGGGGATCGGAAAAAGAGTGGCTCTCCTCTGAACGCTATTCCGGCGATCGCGAGCTTGAAAACCCGCTCGCCGCGGTGCAAATGGGGTTAATCTACGTCAACCCAGAAGGGCCGGACGGCAAGCCGGATCCAAAAGCAGCGGCGCGCGATATTCGCGAGACATTCCGCCGCATGGGGATGAACGATGAAGAAACGGTCGCCTTGATCGCCGGCGGTCATACGTTCGGAAAAGCGCACGGCGCCGGCCCTGCCACGCACGTCGGTCCTGAGCCGGAAGCCGCCCCGATTGAAGCGCAAGGGCTGGGATGGATCAGCTCCTACGGAAAAGGGAAAGGGAGCGATACGATCACCAGCGGCATTGAAGGCGCTTGGACGCCGACGCCAACTCAGTGGGATACGTCGTACTTTGACATGCTGTTTGGCTATGACTGGTGGCTGACGAAAAGCCCAGCCGGAGCATGGCAATGGATGGCGGTCGACCCGAATGAAAACGACTTGGCGCCGGATGCCGAGAACCCGTCGAAAAAAGTGCCGACGATGATGATGACGACCGATTTGGCGCTTCGGTTTGACCCGGAATACGAAAAAATCGCCCGCCGATTCCATCAAAATCCAGAAGAATTTGCGGATGCGTTCGCCCGTGCCTGGTTCAAACTGACGCATCGCGATATGGGGCCGAAAACGAGATACTTAGGTCCGGAAGTGCCGAAAGAAGACTTCATCTGGCAAGACCCGATTCCGACGGTCGACTATGAATTGACTGATGCCGAAATCGAACAAATCAAAGCGAAAATTTTGAACTCGGGCCTGACCGTCAGTGAACTCGTCAAGACGGCATGGGCCTCAGCCAGCACGTTCCGCCATTCCGACAAGCGCGGCGGAGCCAACGGCGCCCGCATCCGTCTCGCCCCGCAAAAAGACTGGGAAGTGAACGAACCGGAGCGGCTCGCCAACGTGCTGTCCGTCTATGAGGACATCCAACGCGAACTGCCGAAAAAAGTAAGCATCGCCGACTTGATCGTCCTTGGCGGCAGCGCTGCGGTCGAAAAAGCGGCCCGCGACGCTGGTTTTGACGTCAAAGTGCCATTTTTCCCTGGCCGCGGCGATGCGACGCAAGAACAAACGGACGTCGAAAGCTTTGCCGTATTAGAACCGTTTGCGGACGGCTTCCGCAACTATCAAAAGCAAGAATACAGCGTCCCGCCGGAAGAACTGCTCATCGACAAAGCGCAGCTCCTTGGGCTGACGGGTCCAGAAATGACGGTCTTAATTGGCGGCTTGCGCGTGTTGGGCGCGAACTATCGCGATTTGCCCCACGGCGTGTTTACCGACCGCATCGGGGTGCTGACCAACGACTTCTTCGTCAACCTGTTGGATATGGACTATGAATGGGTGCCGACCGACGGCGGCATTTACGAAATCCGCGACCGGAAAACCGGCCAAGTGCGGTGGACAGCGACCCGGGTCGATCTCATTTTCGGATCGAACTCCATCCTCCGCTCTTACGCCGAATTTTACGCCCAAGACGATAACCAAGAAAAATTCGTCCGCGATTTCATCAACGCGTGGGTGAAAGTCATGAACGCCGACCGCTTTGATCTGGTGAAAAAAGCAAGAGAATCGGTCGCTGCTCGATAA